In the Telopea speciosissima isolate NSW1024214 ecotype Mountain lineage chromosome 6, Tspe_v1, whole genome shotgun sequence genome, AGGATTTTACAAACTGTAAATAAAATATAGTATAAAGGacatcccagtgcacgaggctcccgctactgcagggtctgggaggggcaaacgTACGCAGCCTTACTCCCTGCTTTGCACgagagactgtttccaagttttgtaCCCACAACCAACAAGTTGTAATAGCGCAACtcaaccattgcaccaaggcttgCCCACTTAAATAAAATATAGAATGAAATATACAATTTAAAACTTACCTTCATTATTGACCAATCTGTAATATCATGGGAGTTAGCAATAGTTTTATGGTATCATTAGTAAAAATGATCGAAGATCAACTTTTTAGGAGTTCAAAATTTTCAGAGTTTTATCACTTTGAGAAAACTAGAATATTTACTTTCCCCCCTTTCTTAGTCATTTCATAATAGAAATGTTTTTTGGAATTGTTGAGGAGTACTGTGGCAGGTTTTGTACATACATCCATCACTTCTTATTTGTAAGTCCAGCTTTATCTTGAGTTCTTAACAAATCCAACAGATGTTACAGATGTTTGTATGGATGAAAGTGCTGTGTCCAGTGATCCAATGATTGCTTTTCTTTTGGATGAAGTGGTTGTTAAGGATTGGTGCAAGCGGACTTTCAGAAACATCATCACAGATCTTCAGAATATTTGTATCCTTGaatggtttattttatttgctttCACTTCTGATCCCAGAGTTCCTTTTGTGCCGATTTATTCTCTCATAGGCTGTAGAAGCTTATGCCCTTAGCATCTTTGACAGATACTACTCTCGAAATAGAAGAGATGAAAAGTAAATTAGATTTACTTCCGAAGTTTGTATTGCGGCTTACTGGGGTTTTCAATGTTCTTGAAGTTTTGGAATCGTCATTCAAGGGAACTCTTTCTGCACAGTTTCATGACTTGCATCACCTTCAGGAGAATGTATCAAAGGCAAAGCAGGTGTAATTACATGACGTTCTTGTAGCATTTGATATTTAATGGATGAGTATATGTCTACTGTTTACAAGTTGAAATGCTGTTGTTTGTTTTACTTCCAGATTAAGTATGATTCTGTACGTCCATTGTCTTACTAGTATCTGGGGAAACATCCTAGTTGCAATCTTTAGCTGGATTTGTTCATAAAAGGAAGGCAAAAAGATCTTTATCTGGATTTTGTACTTTGATCCCTTCAATTGAGATGCTGTTGTTTGGAATGGCTTTTTCTTAGCTGGATTTGTTCATAAAAGGAAGGTAAAAAAATCTTTAGTTGGATTTCGTACTTTGATCCATTCAATTGAGAATCTGTTGTTTGGAATGGCTTTTTCATTACCAATATGATAAACCTTTTCCTGGAATATTTCAAGTTTAGGTTTAGGCCGTTCAGTTAGAGTGGAATGCATCTAACGAGATGAGCTCCATGCCACACGAGAGAGAGGCTTGAATATTTCAAGTTTAGGTTTAAGTTGTTCAGTTAGAGTGGAATGGATCTGACGAGATGAGCTCCGTgccacgagagagagagagagagagagagagcaacccagtgcacgaagctcccgctactgcagggtctgggaggggcaatgtacgcagccttacccacTTCTatgcaggagaggctgtttccaagttttgaacccgcaaccaacaggttgcaatagcacaacttaaccgcTGCACAACATGTATAAAGTATGCTTATATGAGGTTTTATTCAATAAATTTCTTTAGAAGGTCCTAGGATGTTCCTGTTAAATATTATGGATTTATGGGCATGAGATTACTGTACAagtagaataaaaaagaaaaagtactGTTAAATATCTATCAATGGGATCTTCATATACATAAATCAACCTAATTTTCTTATTTACTTATGGAACATCAGTTAGTATGGCTCATACTTATTTATGATAATAGACTCACtcaactcctttttttttttaatcttgatTTTAATTTGTTCTGACATATTAATccgaaacagcctctctgtgaaacgggggtaaggctgtgtgaacatttgcccctcccataCCCTGTAGTAGCGGAATCCTCGTGCACCGGGACGCTTTTTTATATACATTTATGTGACCTTTGTATGCTTTTCTGATTTTATGGGACTGTTTCCAAGAACTAGGGCATAGAATGGATCAGATTTCAGTCGGAGCTGAATTTGGACCCAATTCTGGTTGATcatcaaggatccaaatccaacTCGGATCCATGATggtggatgcgaatcaagtacTGATTCCTAATGGGTCATATATGGATTGGATATGGGTTAGATGTGGATACATAATTGTAATCTCTGGTTTCTTTTATACCAAGAATATATAGGGACTCTACAAAGAACGGCCCGAATCTGGATCTGAATCCGTTTATTGAAGTCAGATGTGAAATTATGATCCAAACCTGGATGAAACAGTTTTGAATGTGACCAGATCTCAGATCTAAACCTCTTCATTATATGCCTTCAGAAAACCCATATACGCTTTCTCGATGACCCCATTATTTTCTTGTTAAATGTTTTTGTGCATGGTAAAGGAGGTTTTGATTTCTGTGCATTGATTGTATCATTAACTGCATCAGAGTAACTGGATCTTGTGTGTAATTTGTTAGGTTCTTGGTGTCTCTGTGCATGCATATATGCTCATGTGTGCAGGCATAAATTGTGTTTAAAGAGTTCCCtgttgtaattcttttttcgTGGTTGGCACTTATGAAACTTTTGTTTTAGAAATAATTATCTAGGGAGAAAGTAGGCAAATTGTGATTTCGTCACAGAGGTCTGTGTGTAAGCTGGATTTGTacactttttttaaaaagtaaaatcttTCACTATGATTTTACATATCTTTTCTTTATGGAGATATACTTAGTCATGTTCCATTTAAGCCGTTGCACTGTTACATAATAAAATGAATGTTCCATATAACAAGGTGGTTATACTTTAGAAGTGCTAGATAAGGTGTCCAATTTTGATTAAAACCTCACTACAGTTCTCGGCTGACGACCTTTGCTCTGCGTAACTTTGTTGTTCTCAGCATTTGGAGATCATGAGTTGGTGTATAAGACATCAGTTTCTTGAGAATGTCAGGTCACGTTATTCCAATGTCACTGCGTGGCGCTCTGTTGTCTGTGAAAGGAAATCAGCTGCAATTAAGCGTTCATGGCCACAGTCAATAAATAAATCTGCTGGACAGGGTGGATCCACTCTCTTCATTGAAGATGCACTGTCAAATCTTGTGGTAGAACAGGGATATGGACAGGGAATTGTAGAGGACGTAGAAGTTACATCCTTGCAGAAGGATGGGGGTTTTTCATTCTTTAGGTCTAAAACTGAAGGGGCTGAAGGATGCTATCCCTTTGAAAATTTACGAGCTGGTGCAGATATACTTTTTTTACATGGAAACTCCGATATGATAGAAGCAAAGCGAGCTATTGTATCCTTTTCTATACCCctgtgttagatgcttatgCTTATGGTGCTAATGCACAAacatttataaattattttcctctctttctttcccttgaCTTTAGTACAGTTTCTGTACTACTTGTATGATCGGCACTGGACGATGCCTGATGAGGAATGGAGGCATGTAGTAGACGATTTTGCTGGTAGCTTTGGTATAACCAGGCATTCACTACTGGAATCCTTGACATTTTATCTTCTTGATGACCATACAGTTCAAGCTTTGCAGGTATTCTGCTTAAGATATTCCTGCATACTCATGGACTTGACTTCAATACATGGTTACATTAAATTCCAATTGAATGTGTACATGATGTCCTTTCTTTCccctatttatattttatttacttcAAAGCTTAACTGTTTCTTGTAATTAGAGAAGTCCATGTTTCGTAGTCtgattatatttttattttccattcatTAGGAAGCTTGCCACCTTCTTCCGGAAATCGCTGGCCCAGCAATGCATCCGAAGATCACACGAGTTCTGCTAGAGAGGCAAAATCCTGATGCTGCTCTGATGGTTTTACGGTGGTCTGGACTTGATGCATTGTGTGCGTATGCAAATACTGAACATGGTGAACTGCAATTAGTCTCACTTTGTGAAGCGGTGACTGCTGTTCGGGTGAGAGTTGAATGTGGACTCTTAACTGAAGCCTTTATGTACCAGAGGACGCATTGCACGAAAGTGAAGGAACATAACTTGAAGCATGGTTCGTTCCTGGCCTTTTCGAAGGGTTTAGAAGGTCATCTTGAGACTTGGGAAGATCAAATGGAGGCATTAGTATCAGAAATTTGTTTTCTATGTATACGAAGGAATTTGGTTGATCGAATGATAGAGTTGCCATGGAATTTTGATGAGGAGAGATGTCTCGATAGATGCCTCTTGGAATACGCCGCTGAAGACCCTTCAACTACTGCTGGTAGCCTTCTTGTTGTATTCTATCTTCAGGTAACTGCTTAGTACCTTTAACCTGGAAATAGGTCGTCTCTTTGTGTTGTATCATGTATGTTGGTTTTTACAAAATTCCCTTTTGGAAGAATTTCTTGTTAAATATCTTTCTTGATGAAGCAGTGCAATATATGTAAATGTCTTGCTGTCTTTTTCCCCTCTATTGTTCATACTCTTTTAATTGCAACGTGGATAATGTGGTTCCAATATATAAGATCAGTACCAACAGAACAGGATtgtaaaaaagagagaaatcccAGAATTTAGGAGAAAATTCACCAAGCAAAATCCAGAGGTCAGAAAGCTCGATAACCTTGGTCGGGTGGTCATCTTATGGACTAGAATAAGTGCTGAAAGATCAGCAAGATCCAAGGGTTGGATCTGCTGAATCTGACAATTCCTTGTTGGAGTAGGAAACTTCACGTTTGACTAGTCAACTGATCTTTTCGGCATCTGGGTTagcgtctaggtgacccaaggcgttggagggggtcCAGGTGCAAGGAGGCACCAACATGGCGTTCAAGGCACCTGCACGCCTAGGTGataccttgacaactatgatcggGTTTTTGATTGCACATCAACACTAACAAATAAATAATCACCCCTGAAATCAAGCTCAACAGAACTCTAAAACATAGTTTCTTGAATACCCACTCAAAATGGCAAGTAAAGACTCCAACTTAGATTAGGAGTATAACATtcaaccatcaaaatcaaaacatAACAGGAAGGTGTTAAAGAAACTGACCGAATAATATTAGAGAAACCAGAATGTAAATCAGACCTGTTGGTGATCTTTTACCAGAAATCATCACAGTAGGAAAGGTATATCGTGGTTACTGCAGGTGGTTCTGCTGCAAGATCTGGTAGTACCACTACTGTACCTTGAATGGAGTTGATAatataagagaataaaagagcTGCaacctgggcttcccaccgcaaagTTTGATTGGTGTGGATTGGTGGTGACACCTTGAATCACCACAAGTCAAGTCACTGATTCACCACAGCCAAGAGAACAAATTCTGTAGAGTAAAATTGTGGGCTGCAATTGCTGCCTCgtcttttatttataacaacAACTAATTGACAACTTGAAACAAACTAGGATACCCCCTAGCCAACCCTCCTTACAAGCAGTCCCATCCTCTTAAAACTATATGAGAAAATAAGATTACAACTTAAAAATAACAACtgaaattgaaccactggttcaaggACTGAACcaaaactaatttaaaacaacttaaaagaaaacaaagttgACTCAGGCCATGTTAAGCCTGTTCAAACCAGAATTGGGCCACATTAGGCCTGGTTCTTTTTGGACTTCCTATGCCGGTAAGTCTTCAGTTCTACATCAGTGGAGCATCATGGCCTATTGTTATTATCTGGAATCCAAGCATCGGATAGCGTGGATGGTTGTATTGTCTGTGTGCATAATTCTTTTGAAGACTTATGGTGACATACTCGTGACACCAGCATCATGGCCCTGCTCCGGGTTAACCCCCTGGACTGATGTCCTTTAATCATGCCATGACCTATGATACTGTGACAAACTGAGTGTGGAATTTTCTATCTGATAAGatgtcctttttctttctcttttagttgGACTATTCACAAAGGAGATTATCCCATTGACTTGTTTTTCACAGCGATTTCGATACATTGAGGCATATCAAGTTGATCGTAAACTTGAGAGCTTAGAGCTGGACTTCATCTCAAAAACTTCTATTGATGAGGCTGCTATATCAAGGATAAGATCAATGCACCACTGGAGAGGAGGATTGGTTGTAAGTAGCTTTTGACTAAGGTGCTTTTTAATAAtagttttttagattttttttaagaaagaagagaagtcCTCTCAAGAGAAATTGGTACTCAGATGAAATAGGTTCTCGACAAGGGAAAGAATAATGTAGGTTTTTGTGATTGCATATTTTTTGTAGAACAAACACTCAGTTCAGTTGAAATGCAACTGAGATTTTTTGAGTTGATTCATCAAATAGGCTCAAATCGACCAATAAGAGTTCTTGAATCTTGTAGCCTTAAAAAAGGAATTAAAAGAGGATGAGCTTCTGAACtgcctttttttggggggtgggggtggggcagGATAAATGCATTGAGTTGCTGCCGGAAGTACAACAGAAACAAGTGAAGGCTGGAAGCTGGCCAAATATTGGTATTTTTGATTCTAAAGAACTTGAAACATCTGATCATCCGGAGGTACAACAGCCCCGTTCTACTGGCTTGCCCTCTACTGCTGATTCCCTTATTCTTCGGAATGATCGTACCATTTCTCCCAAGGAAACTTCATCTTTTGGCACTCCAGCTAAACTTGGTGGATCATTTAGTAGTTCCCGCTTTGAACTTAATTCCTATTGTCCTCCATCCGTTCTCAATGGGAGATTCCCTACTGTTATTGGGGGTCCATCAATTCCTCACTACAGAGACAATTTGGATTCAAGTCAGAATTCTGCCAGAGAACAAAGGCCTCAAACTAGTACAAGGCAGAAGTTCAATTTTAATGGTACCCCACCTTGTGGAATTCGCCTGGCTAGTCAAAGTCATTCAACTTCGAAAAATTTGAACAAAGGTTCAATGAAGGTTGTACAGAGTAATTACCTTCAAGATGACCAATTTGATGAAGTTTCCCCTGGAATGGAACGAAATGGGTTCATTAACCATGTGGAAAATGCTCGCCCTTTGTATCCTCGTCGAGTTACGGCTGATCCGATGACTACACCTAACAACGACTGCCGCTTAAAAGATTTTTCCTGTGATTCAGGCCCCACTTTGTCTGGGCAACCAGCTGCATCAGATAAACAATGGTCTATGATTTCCCCGGATGATCCAATGGATGTCTCTTGGAGGTTGGTATGCTTGTGTTTTTTGACTCCTGAAGTAGAAAATCTTTGTAGCTTGTTGAATTTATCCGACTGATGCTTTTATTGTGCCATCAGCCTTGGAAATAGAAACTCAGCTGTTGAGATCATGGACACACACAATGGGCTGAGGTGGAGGTCCGATGAAGCCAGCGAAGATGAAGAGGAACCAAGCCCCGAGATAATTTTTGGTGGAGCTTCCTTTGTGATGCCTgcaaggggaaagagaaaaagcagGCTTTCCAGAAGATGAAGGTTACACCTGTTTGCATGCATCTGTCGTCCTCTTTCATATTTTGTATTACATATCAATCACTCCAGTGGGCCTTACTGTGCGTGAAGAAAGCAGCTTTTTTATCACAGATGGTCTGGTGAGAGCATGATCTCCTTTTTTTATCCCCGAGGTTGGTGATGCAGTTCTGATATATATCCCCAGTTTTCAAGGGAGTTCACTTGGTACCATTAGACATATAAAGTTACTACAGGCCTTCAGTCGAAGTTTTATGCTACACATGGTTTATTAGGTTAGAGGTGAGGGCTTTTAGATTGGCGAGCTAGCCCTTTGGGGAGAGCTTGGATGGTAGCTCAGTTGTCAAGGACCAatacctcacaattaagaggaTATGAGTTTAACTCTTCCGAGGATTACCtatcaaagataaaaaaaaaaaaaaaaaaaaagaaaacagcaGGAGTATTGGctacatttttgtacttttaagTGTTTTTAAGAGGCTACCTTGTGGGGAGGAAAATTGTATCATATTTTGTTTCCTTGCAaatttattttgggtttataGATCATCCTTTTGATTTGCTACATGTCAATTTCATAATCCAACTCAAGTACTCAACCATATGCCCCTTTATTAAATTTTTGTGTATTTTAAACTGTTTTAATTGTTATGCTCATTTTCATTCTTGGCACCCCTTTGAATTTCCCGATTAGAAGTTCTGCTTAACTCCCTATTTGATAAAATGAGGTATCTACAGTAGCAATCACAAgggatctggctcctctccagggagctcagtgcCCACTGCCCGGGGGGCATCCAAGGTTTGGGTTGTGTCGCATGTATCTTGGCACAgatctagggatgtgtgcggcacaacccaacagctggatgctccctggacatgctgggctccctggaaaGGAGCTCAATCCAATCATAAGGGTGGCTCATTAGAGTGGATATCATGGTCATCCAAAGATAGATCGGCACTGCATCTgtaaggaagagaaaaagagaggggagggggttggTGTTGGCAACAAAAACAGTCGTTGCAGCTTGAGTGAGAACAACTTGGGACAATT is a window encoding:
- the LOC122664613 gene encoding E3 ubiquitin-protein ligase HOS1-like isoform X2, yielding MERRMSLEGTSSPDFVDGVRDKRSILSSVQPNYDSGAVKEALNHLASIDLIELCNEAKVERCRATRDLRSCGCYVEYVLNSCGHASLCAECIQHCDLCPVCRAPLPTNGDRVRLRLYYECIEAGLISKRYDDSFQEKDGDKHLSSDVERLYCLFDVALDNNLVSLICHYVTDVCMDESAVSSDPMIAFLLDEVVVKDWCKRTFRNIITDLQNIYTTLEIEEMKSKLDLLPKFVLRLTGVFNVLEVLESSFKGTLSAQFHDLHHLQENVSKAKQHLEIMSWCIRHQFLENVRSRYSNVTAWRSVVCERKSAAIKRSWPQSINKSAGQGGSTLFIEDALSNLVVEQGYGQGIVEDVEVTSLQKDGGFSFFRSKTEGAEGCYPFENLRAGADILFLHGNSDMIEAKRAIFLYYLYDRHWTMPDEEWRHVVDDFAGSFGITRHSLLESLTFYLLDDHTVQALQEACHLLPEIAGPAMHPKITRVLLERQNPDAALMVLRWSGLDALCAYANTEHGELQLVSLCEAVTAVRVRVECGLLTEAFMYQRTHCTKVKEHNLKHGSFLAFSKGLEGHLETWEDQMEALVSEICFLCIRRNLVDRMIELPWNFDEERCLDRCLLEYAAEDPSTTAGSLLVVFYLQRFRYIEAYQVDRKLESLELDFISKTSIDEAAISRIRSMHHWRGGLVDKCIELLPEVQQKQVKAGSWPNIGIFDSKELETSDHPEVQQPRSTGLPSTADSLILRNDRTISPKETSSFGTPAKLGGSFSSSRFELNSYCPPSVLNGRFPTVIGGPSIPHYRDNLDSSQNSAREQRPQTSTRQKFNFNGTPPCGIRLASQSHSTSKNLNKGSMKVVQSNYLQDDQFDEVSPGMERNGFINHVENARPLYPRRVTADPMTTPNNDCRLKDFSCDSGPTLSGQPAASDKQWSMISPDDPMDVSWSLGNRNSAVEIMDTHNGLRWRSDEASEDEEEPSPEIIFGGASFVMPARGKRKSRLSRR
- the LOC122664613 gene encoding E3 ubiquitin-protein ligase HOS1-like isoform X1; its protein translation is MERRMSLEGTSSPDFVDGVRDKRSILSSVQPNYDSGAVKEALNHLASIDLIELCNEAKVERCRATRDLRSCGCYVEYVLNSCGHASLCAECIQHCDLCPVCRAPLPTNGDRVRLRLYYECIEAGLISKRYDDSFQEKDGDKHLSSDVERLYCLFDVALDNNLVSLICHYVTDVCMDESAVSSDPMIAFLLDEVVVKDWCKRTFRNIITDLQNISSLTDTTLEIEEMKSKLDLLPKFVLRLTGVFNVLEVLESSFKGTLSAQFHDLHHLQENVSKAKQHLEIMSWCIRHQFLENVRSRYSNVTAWRSVVCERKSAAIKRSWPQSINKSAGQGGSTLFIEDALSNLVVEQGYGQGIVEDVEVTSLQKDGGFSFFRSKTEGAEGCYPFENLRAGADILFLHGNSDMIEAKRAIFLYYLYDRHWTMPDEEWRHVVDDFAGSFGITRHSLLESLTFYLLDDHTVQALQEACHLLPEIAGPAMHPKITRVLLERQNPDAALMVLRWSGLDALCAYANTEHGELQLVSLCEAVTAVRVRVECGLLTEAFMYQRTHCTKVKEHNLKHGSFLAFSKGLEGHLETWEDQMEALVSEICFLCIRRNLVDRMIELPWNFDEERCLDRCLLEYAAEDPSTTAGSLLVVFYLQRFRYIEAYQVDRKLESLELDFISKTSIDEAAISRIRSMHHWRGGLVDKCIELLPEVQQKQVKAGSWPNIGIFDSKELETSDHPEVQQPRSTGLPSTADSLILRNDRTISPKETSSFGTPAKLGGSFSSSRFELNSYCPPSVLNGRFPTVIGGPSIPHYRDNLDSSQNSAREQRPQTSTRQKFNFNGTPPCGIRLASQSHSTSKNLNKGSMKVVQSNYLQDDQFDEVSPGMERNGFINHVENARPLYPRRVTADPMTTPNNDCRLKDFSCDSGPTLSGQPAASDKQWSMISPDDPMDVSWSLGNRNSAVEIMDTHNGLRWRSDEASEDEEEPSPEIIFGGASFVMPARGKRKSRLSRR